The Coffea arabica cultivar ET-39 chromosome 9e, Coffea Arabica ET-39 HiFi, whole genome shotgun sequence genome has a window encoding:
- the LOC140014886 gene encoding uncharacterized protein, with protein sequence MSQSEKATFLRRRREARLLKTKEKSSRSYVHRVPFGCIKTGVCFPAIAPEGDSKLRVFSNDQSSHHGHREVLSRRLPQLSDNIIVFNENQQTCNSGNENTNTMSESLKGSNSTILDSLNFPTLNSLSTNSACSSIVLDPWSLSTLQGTNSGRRRSNISRIEEISRESLLLPDAPNCQYCGAKRFHLEPPTFCCSRGEISIVAPPMPYALKRLFIGIDEESKHFRKLARTYNNNVSFTSFDAKYDPELTKNAQGVYTFHVQGKVYHFLNSLSQTRDRPCVYHLYFFDTDEELVKRVAASDKLRDSTLKLLMDILYENPYARFFKDLRDMPDLEKHNIVLNCYPGLDQRVYNLPSAFQVTAIWIESDNESIDRRAHILYPLLFPRGESGWHHGIKRVCKRKRIDTPCDEDIMIDSSSIKDPSELMELETRVADRRKKDEDIVSVREYYCHRFQIRENDESMLLHTLRLLQQFSVDFYKRGFPHAHLLLILKPQFKLLNPESYDRTVCAELPDPRQHAHLYSLVLKYMIHGPCGTMDKSSPCMKNGTCKNHYPKSFCDYTTHAEDSYPYYRKRNDGRKIIVRRFQLDNRWVIPYNLYLLALFDCHMNVEICSTLKLVKYLYKYVFKGHDLVSFKITSDDSHIDVDEIKEFQQGRWTSPPEAFWRIYEFKLNEMTLAIYTLQVHLPTQQLISFNKNSDLSQLMRKIDFSRTKLTEFFKMNKANTIAENLKCFYREFPEHYVWSSKFRVWTERKPKKAIGRLVIVSPREGERYYLRLLLTHVQAPTSFDDLLTVNGQIMNSIRDATLGHGLL encoded by the exons ATGTCACAGAGTGAAAAGGCTACGTTTTTGCGTCGGAGGCGTGAAGCTAGGCTTttgaaaacaaaggaaaaatcctcaCGTTCTTATGTTCATAGAGTACCATTTGGTTGCATAAAGACCGGTGTTTGTTTTCCTGCTATTGCTCCCGAGGGTGATAGCAAATTACGGG ttttttctaatgatcaatcTTCTCACCACGGCCACAGAGAAGTCTTGTCTAGGAGATTACCTCAACTCTCAGATAACATTATTGTCTTCAATGAGAACCAACAAACTTGTAATTCTGGCAATGAAAACACGAATACCATGTCAGAATCTTTGAAGGGCTCAAATTCTACAATCCTTGATTCTTTGAACTTTCCGACTTTAAATTCTTTGTCCACAAACTCTGCTTGCTCTTCTATTGTATTAGATCCATGGTCTTTAAGCACTCTTCAAG GAACAAATAGTGGACGCCGTCGTTCAAATATCTCTAGAATTGAAGAAATTTCTAGAGAATCTTTACTCCTTCCTGATGCTCCTAACTGTCAATATTGTGGAGCAAAGAGGTTTCATCTGGAACCTCCTACCTTTTGCTGTTCCCGAGGAGAAATTTCTATTGTTGCTCCTCCAATGCCTTATGCTCTGAAACGTCTATTTATAGGGATTGATGAAGAATCCAAGCATTTTAGAAAATTGGCTCGTACTTATAACAATAACGTATctttcacttcatttgatgcGAAGTATGATCCAGAATTGACAAAAAATGCACAGGGAGTTTATACTTTCCATGTTCAGGGCAAGGTTTATCATTTTCTCAATAGTTTATCACAAACAAGGGATAGGCCTTGTGTTTATCATCTCTATTTTTTTGATACTGATGAAGAATTAGTAAAGAGAGTTGCTGCTTCTGACAAACTGCGTGACAGTACTTTGAAGCTACTTATGGATATTCTTTATGAAAATCCCTATGCTAGGTTCTTCAAAGATCTGAGAGATATGCCAGATCTTGAAAAACACAATATTGTCCTTAATTGTTACCCTGGCCTGGACCAACGTGTATATAATCTTCCTTCTGCTTTTCAAGTTACTGCTATATGGATTGAAAGTGATAACGAATCAATCGATAGGCGAGCACACATTCTA TATCCTCTTTTATTTCCTCGTGGTGAATCTGGATGGCACCATGGAATTAAACGAGTCTGTAAAAGGAAACGAATTGATACTCCTTGTGATGAAGACATTATGATTGATTCATCTTCTATTAAGGATCCATCTGAACTTATGGAATTAGAAACAAGAG TTGCTGATCGTAGAAAGAAGGATGAGGATATTGTGTCGGTTAGAGAATATTATTGCCATAGGTTTCAAATCAGAGAAAATGATGAATCCATGCTACTGCATACTCTTAGATTGCTGCAGCAGTTTTCAGTTGATTTCTAT aaacgTGGCTTTCCTCATGCGCATTTACTGTTAATCTTGAAGCCGCAGTTCAAGTTACTTAATCCTGAGTCATATGATAGAACAGTTTGTGCTGAATTGCCAGATCCTAGACAGCATGCTCATCTGTACTCTCTTGTCCTTAAATACATGATTCATGGTCCTTGCGGAACTATGGACAAAAGTAGTCCTTGTATGAAAAACGGTACCTGTAAAAATCATTATCCAAAAAGCTTTTGTGATTATACAACTCACGCCGAGGATAGCTATCCATATTATAGAAAAAGAAATGATGGAAGAAAAATAATTGTCCGTAGGTTTCAGCTTGACAATAGATGGGTGATCCCATATAATCTGTATCTTCTAGCCTTGTTTGATTGCCACATGAATGTGGAAATTTGTTCTACTTTGAAGCTTGTgaaatatttatacaagtacGTGTTTAAGGGTCATGATCTTGTGAGCTTTAAAATTACTTCCGATGATAGCCATATTGATGTCGATGAAATTAAAGAATTCCAGCAGGGGAGATGGACTTCACCCCCTGAAGCTTTTTGGCGAATCTATGAATTCAAGTTGAATGAAATGACTCTAGCAATTTATACTCTCCAGGTTCATCTACCTACGCAGCAGCTTATCAGCTTCAACAAGAACTCAGACCTTTCGCAGTTGATGAGGAAAATTGATTTTTCAAGAACTAAGCTGACTGAGTTCTTCAAAATGAACAAAGCAAACACAATAGCTGAAAATTTAAAGTGCTTTTATAGAGAATTTCCAGAACATTATGTTTGGTCTTCTAAGTTTAGAGTTTGGACTGAGAGGAAACCCAAAAAAGCCATTGGAAGATTGGTGATAGTTAGTCCCCGTGAGGGAGAAAGGTATTACCTTAGGCTCCTGCTGACTCATGTTCAAGCTCCTACATCTTTTGATGACCTTTTAACTGTTAATGGTCAGATAATGAATAGCATTAGAGATGCTACTTTGGGCCATGGACTCTTGTAG